A region from the Desulfocurvibacter africanus subsp. africanus DSM 2603 genome encodes:
- a CDS encoding DUF493 domain-containing protein yields the protein MSDDLLLRLKEKLDEHHSFPCPYTFKFIVPLAKFAEMVELLKGFKFTTRESRTGKYISFTAELHMESSERVISIYRAAASIEGLIAL from the coding sequence ATGTCAGACGATCTCCTCTTGCGGCTCAAGGAGAAGCTGGACGAGCACCACAGCTTTCCCTGTCCGTATACTTTCAAGTTTATCGTCCCCTTGGCAAAGTTTGCCGAAATGGTGGAGCTGCTGAAAGGCTTCAAGTTCACCACGCGCGAATCCCGCACGGGCAAGTACATCAGCTTCACCGCAGAGTTGCACATGGAGAGCAGCGAGAGGGTCATCTCCATCTATCGCGCCGCAGCGAGTATCGAGGGA
- a CDS encoding LysE family translocator, whose protein sequence is MTPDNQFAQLSLLFATSFTVTLSGAMMPGPLFTAAINGGMRRGASAGPLLMLGHAALESVLLVGLFLGLAPMLTSKGAFVAIALSGSLILIWMSLSMLRSAPTLSLALEPERRGGDRLVLSGVLLSVFNPYWSIWWATIGLGYVLQSRERGWLGVIVFFAGHLAADFGWYSAVTLAVARGKRLLSDTVYRRVVSVCALALAVFASIFGWTGIERLMS, encoded by the coding sequence ATGACGCCTGATAATCAGTTCGCGCAGCTCTCGCTCCTGTTCGCAACCTCCTTCACGGTCACCCTGTCCGGCGCGATGATGCCTGGCCCTCTGTTCACGGCGGCCATCAACGGGGGCATGCGGCGGGGTGCCTCGGCCGGTCCGCTGCTGATGCTCGGCCACGCCGCTCTGGAAAGCGTCCTGCTGGTTGGGCTGTTTCTCGGGCTAGCCCCCATGCTGACGAGCAAGGGGGCCTTTGTCGCCATCGCCCTGAGCGGATCCCTCATCCTGATCTGGATGTCCTTGTCCATGCTCCGGTCAGCGCCCACCCTCAGCCTGGCCCTGGAGCCGGAGAGGAGGGGCGGCGACCGCCTGGTCCTGTCCGGCGTGCTTCTGTCCGTCTTCAACCCTTATTGGTCCATATGGTGGGCGACGATCGGCCTGGGATACGTGCTGCAGAGTCGCGAGCGAGGCTGGCTGGGCGTGATTGTCTTCTTTGCCGGCCACCTGGCAGCCGACTTCGGCTGGTATTCCGCCGTCACCCTGGCCGTGGCCAGGGGCAAGCGGCTGCTCAGCGACACGGTCTACCGGCGGGTCGTCTCGGTCTGCGCGCTCGCCTTGGCGGTGTTCGCCTCGATTTTCGGTTGGACCGGCATCGAGCGGCTCATGTCCTGA
- a CDS encoding DUF1786 domain-containing protein, protein MSVRSTLVLDIGSGTQDVLYFLPDREPENCPKFVLPAPARQVGARIRRLTSEGRGIYLFGTNMGGGFHRDVMAHVKAGLPIAAHPEAAYSIADDLTALEAKGVTLAETCPPGHVAVRLADYDAGYWNALLAAAGLEMPYEVMACAQDHGFHPGQSNRMGRFALWRRFLLEAEGRPEALVYAHPPRELTRLAALQRSIGGGLVADSGAAAVLGALSDPEVAERSRHEGLCLVNVGNSHTIAFLLFRERMWGVYEHHTGLLDEAQLWSELNAFRRGELGFEAVFEGNGHGCMTLELPAEAHGFLPTVVLGPRRTMLAHRPVLMPAPGGDMMLAGCFGLLKGRGLRAKAS, encoded by the coding sequence ATGAGCGTGCGATCGACCCTTGTGCTGGACATCGGCAGCGGCACTCAGGATGTGCTCTACTTCCTCCCTGACCGCGAGCCCGAGAACTGCCCAAAGTTCGTGCTGCCCGCGCCCGCCAGGCAGGTGGGCGCTCGCATCCGGCGACTGACGTCCGAAGGCCGGGGCATATACCTTTTCGGCACCAACATGGGCGGCGGATTCCATCGAGATGTCATGGCCCACGTCAAGGCAGGCCTGCCCATTGCCGCACACCCCGAGGCCGCATACTCCATAGCCGACGACCTGACGGCCCTGGAGGCTAAGGGCGTGACCTTGGCCGAGACCTGTCCCCCTGGCCACGTGGCCGTGCGCCTTGCCGATTACGATGCCGGATACTGGAACGCGTTGCTTGCCGCCGCCGGGCTGGAAATGCCCTATGAAGTGATGGCCTGCGCCCAGGATCACGGCTTCCATCCGGGGCAGAGTAACCGCATGGGCCGCTTCGCTCTGTGGCGCAGGTTCCTGCTGGAGGCTGAAGGCCGGCCCGAAGCCTTGGTTTACGCCCATCCGCCCCGTGAGCTGACCCGCCTCGCGGCCCTGCAGCGTTCCATCGGCGGCGGCCTGGTGGCCGATTCCGGAGCTGCGGCCGTGCTCGGAGCCTTGAGCGACCCGGAAGTGGCCGAGCGCAGCCGACACGAAGGGCTGTGCCTGGTCAACGTGGGCAACAGCCACACCATCGCCTTCCTGCTTTTTCGGGAGCGCATGTGGGGCGTCTACGAGCACCACACGGGCCTGCTGGATGAAGCGCAGCTCTGGAGCGAACTGAATGCGTTCCGCCGGGGCGAACTGGGTTTCGAGGCCGTGTTCGAGGGCAACGGCCACGGCTGTATGACGCTGGAATTGCCGGCCGAAGCGCACGGCTTCCTGCCCACGGTGGTGCTTGGCCCCAGGCGTACAATGCTGGCCCACAGACCCGTGCTCATGCCCGCCCCAGGTGGAGACATGATGCTCGCCGGCTGCTTCGGCCTGCTCAAAGGGCGGGGATTGCGCGCCAAGGCCAGCTAG
- a CDS encoding DUF445 domain-containing protein, whose translation MNAIPFILAPIICAAIGWFTNYVAVKMLFHPRKPIHLPLFTIQGVFPKRKSALAANLGDVIERELICAGDISTLLRDPALAGRLHGQLDAYVEKLLTKDLTKAVPMAAMFLTGPTLVKIKEVLVPELERFVPELLTKASSELEASLDVSRHVRERIENFSMDKLEEVLFAIMSKEFRFIELVGGVLGFVIGLFQSALFALTV comes from the coding sequence ATGAACGCCATTCCTTTTATACTCGCGCCCATCATCTGCGCCGCTATCGGCTGGTTCACCAACTATGTGGCCGTGAAGATGCTCTTTCACCCCAGAAAGCCCATACACCTGCCCTTGTTCACGATTCAAGGCGTGTTTCCCAAGCGTAAATCAGCGTTGGCAGCCAACCTGGGCGATGTCATCGAACGGGAGCTCATCTGCGCGGGCGACATCTCCACGCTGCTGCGTGATCCGGCTCTGGCCGGCAGACTGCACGGCCAACTGGACGCCTATGTGGAAAAGCTGCTGACCAAGGATTTGACCAAGGCCGTGCCCATGGCGGCCATGTTCCTGACCGGTCCCACACTGGTCAAGATCAAGGAGGTCCTCGTGCCGGAGTTGGAGCGCTTCGTGCCCGAGTTGCTGACCAAGGCCTCGAGCGAACTGGAGGCCAGCTTGGACGTGAGCCGCCATGTACGCGAACGCATCGAGAACTTCTCCATGGATAAGCTCGAAGAGGTACTCTTCGCCATCATGAGCAAGGAGTTCCGCTTCATCGAACTGGTGGGCGGCGTGCTCGGCTTCGTCATAGGCCTTTTCCAGTCGGCCCTGTTCGCCCTTACGGTCTAG
- a CDS encoding MarC family protein, whose translation MSQLFISVYIKFFFLLTPFFVLSAFLVYTTGMEAGRQRMLALRVTLAVIVTCLVLYHFGNSIFAVFGITVDAFRIGAGCLLFLSAVSLVRGQRTVPEETDGDIHVVPLAIPITVGPATTGALLIMGAGEQTYLQRLVDSGALCLAVMSVGLMLIMAPAIDRLIGRNGLAILSKLTGLILSALAAQIVFTGIKNFLG comes from the coding sequence TTGAGCCAGCTCTTCATCAGCGTTTACATCAAGTTTTTCTTTCTGCTCACGCCCTTTTTCGTGCTCTCGGCCTTCTTGGTCTACACCACGGGCATGGAGGCCGGCCGTCAGCGCATGTTGGCCCTGCGCGTGACCTTGGCGGTCATTGTGACATGCCTTGTGCTCTACCACTTCGGCAACTCTATCTTTGCCGTTTTCGGCATCACGGTGGACGCTTTCCGCATCGGCGCGGGCTGCCTGCTTTTCCTTTCGGCCGTGAGCCTGGTGCGCGGTCAGCGCACCGTGCCCGAGGAGACCGATGGGGACATCCACGTAGTGCCCTTGGCCATTCCCATCACCGTGGGGCCGGCCACGACCGGCGCACTGCTCATCATGGGCGCGGGCGAGCAAACCTATCTGCAGCGCCTGGTGGACAGCGGAGCCCTGTGTCTTGCCGTCATGAGCGTGGGGCTCATGCTCATAATGGCCCCGGCCATCGACCGGCTCATAGGCCGCAACGGCTTGGCCATCTTGTCCAAATTGACTGGTCTCATCCTGTCGGCCCTGGCCGCGCAGATAGTTTTCACAGGCATTAAGAATTTTTTGGGGTAG
- a CDS encoding carboxymuconolactone decarboxylase family protein, translating into MNDALRTLSIQRKKAHKLLLDLKSPTYAAFLDMERAAYADGHLPKRAKELIAVGISVVIDCRSCMQWHIEQAAAAGATMREVLEAVEVGIEMGGGPATVSARFALEVMADVFGAEALEQAKADTDVTPDR; encoded by the coding sequence ATGAACGATGCATTGCGCACGCTGTCCATCCAGCGCAAGAAGGCCCACAAGCTGCTGCTGGATCTAAAATCTCCCACCTATGCCGCCTTTCTGGACATGGAGAGAGCCGCCTATGCCGACGGCCACTTGCCAAAGCGAGCCAAGGAACTCATCGCCGTGGGCATTTCGGTGGTCATCGATTGCCGCTCGTGCATGCAATGGCACATTGAGCAGGCTGCGGCCGCTGGCGCGACCATGCGCGAGGTGCTTGAGGCCGTGGAGGTGGGCATCGAGATGGGCGGCGGTCCTGCCACCGTGTCGGCCCGATTCGCCCTCGAGGTCATGGCCGACGTATTCGGCGCGGAGGCTCTCGAGCAGGCCAAGGCCGATACTGATGTAACGCCGGATAGATAG
- a CDS encoding HU family DNA-binding protein encodes MTRQEIVDTLQTAADLPDKTTAGKALDAILESMTEELASGGSVLIRGFGSFHVKIVAERQGRDFKTNQPIHIPAYRTVKFEPGVELRHFVIAGKSEAYAESAQTRLDALRASLDEWGKRTEGLGAGARDYYNANIGRFRNSYEEARYKLTLLRGSSGRAWAELKQGIDGALKELRTAFQRARDKF; translated from the coding sequence ATGACCAGACAGGAAATTGTCGACACCCTCCAGACGGCCGCGGATTTGCCCGACAAGACTACCGCCGGGAAGGCGCTGGATGCCATCCTTGAGTCAATGACCGAGGAGCTGGCTTCGGGGGGCAGCGTCCTGATCAGGGGGTTCGGTTCCTTCCATGTCAAGATCGTGGCCGAGCGCCAGGGCCGCGATTTTAAGACCAATCAGCCCATACACATCCCTGCTTACAGGACGGTCAAGTTCGAGCCGGGCGTGGAGCTGCGCCATTTCGTGATTGCCGGCAAGTCCGAAGCCTACGCCGAGAGCGCGCAGACCCGTCTGGATGCCCTGCGGGCTTCCCTGGACGAATGGGGCAAGAGGACCGAGGGCTTGGGCGCGGGAGCTCGCGACTATTACAATGCGAACATCGGCAGGTTCCGGAACTCCTACGAGGAAGCCCGCTACAAGCTGACGCTCCTGCGGGGCAGCAGCGGTAGAGCCTGGGCCGAACTCAAGCAGGGCATTGACGGCGCACTCAAGGAACTAAGGACCGCCTTCCAGCGGGCCAGGGATAAATTTTAG
- a CDS encoding LysR family transcriptional regulator, whose product MMDLQLLKTFLTVAAGLSFRKAAETLHYAPSTVTAQIKALEEDLGIPLFDRLGRRVLLTEHGQRLLHHARRMMDLEAETRRVLLDGEASVELAIRISESLGIHCLPWVLPRFRARSPATRLNLTTHSQHGLVRDLRHGVTDLALLLGEPFSAAGLHVDVLHRERLVVIVPPESPLATRQTVHPADLEGVPLILTRHVWSVRRLIEQALLEAHVGIEGLVECSSVEIVKRCVMAGQGVSVVPSFTVQEEVRQKRLALLDWAGEPLAAPVLLVRHEERSLSPAAAAFIDLLQAFFGACRASESST is encoded by the coding sequence ATGATGGATCTGCAACTGCTTAAGACATTTCTCACCGTGGCGGCCGGGCTTTCCTTCCGCAAGGCGGCCGAAACCCTGCATTATGCCCCGTCCACCGTCACTGCCCAGATAAAGGCATTAGAGGAGGATCTCGGCATTCCCCTCTTCGATCGCCTGGGACGCCGAGTGCTGCTCACCGAGCATGGCCAGCGGCTGCTGCACCATGCCCGGCGCATGATGGATCTGGAGGCTGAGACCCGGCGCGTTCTCCTGGACGGCGAGGCGTCCGTTGAACTTGCCATACGCATTTCCGAAAGCCTGGGCATTCACTGCCTGCCGTGGGTGTTGCCCCGGTTTCGGGCGCGGTCCCCTGCCACGCGGCTCAACCTGACCACCCATTCACAGCACGGGCTGGTGCGGGACCTGCGGCACGGCGTAACGGACCTCGCCTTGTTGCTGGGCGAACCGTTCAGCGCGGCAGGTCTGCATGTGGACGTCTTGCACCGTGAGCGCCTGGTGGTCATCGTACCGCCGGAGTCCCCGCTGGCCACACGCCAGACCGTGCACCCCGCCGACCTGGAGGGTGTGCCGCTCATCCTGACACGTCACGTATGGAGCGTGCGCAGGCTCATCGAGCAGGCTCTGCTGGAAGCGCACGTCGGCATAGAGGGACTGGTGGAATGCTCCAGCGTGGAGATCGTAAAACGCTGCGTCATGGCGGGGCAAGGTGTCTCGGTAGTACCGAGCTTCACCGTACAGGAGGAAGTCCGACAGAAGCGCCTGGCATTGCTGGATTGGGCAGGCGAGCCGCTCGCGGCGCCGGTGCTCCTTGTGCGTCACGAAGAGCGCTCGTTGTCGCCCGCCGCGGCGGCCTTTATCGATCTGCTGCAAGCCTTCTTCGGCGCATGCCGCGCCTCCGAAAGCAGTACGTAA
- a CDS encoding esterase/lipase family protein encodes MLDFSARSSNGKPMDTLLMLLLIPLVAAFIIGLLSYAFYWYEVASSPHRAVFERAAAGHPWRLLAHLMLLSSIAQLAAYASVLLGLWPGMYRPSPGQRKTDAGAPVIFVHGLYHSAGGWLAIRRRFQRAGVRNLYAITYNSLRDGVPDISRQLTQRMREVLAAHPGRKVFLVGHSTGGLVIRMTLTDPEIAAHVAGAVTLGAPHHGSKLAALGVGRTARDLLWGGEFIRRLNAMPQPDLPVLSLYTEFDNMVLPPEAARIPAGATWREEAVGLSSHVGLLFNRKATALILAFYREQHNRTT; translated from the coding sequence ATGCTTGACTTCTCGGCGCGCTCCAGCAATGGCAAGCCCATGGATACGCTTCTCATGCTCTTGCTTATTCCACTGGTCGCGGCATTTATCATCGGGCTGCTGAGCTACGCCTTCTACTGGTATGAAGTGGCCTCGTCGCCGCATCGGGCCGTGTTCGAGCGAGCGGCTGCCGGACATCCATGGCGACTGCTCGCCCATCTAATGCTGCTGTCCTCGATCGCGCAGCTCGCGGCCTATGCATCGGTATTACTAGGCTTGTGGCCAGGCATGTATCGGCCAAGCCCAGGTCAACGCAAGACCGATGCCGGTGCGCCTGTGATCTTCGTGCATGGGCTCTACCATTCGGCCGGCGGTTGGCTTGCCATCCGCCGCCGTTTTCAGCGGGCGGGCGTGCGTAATCTGTACGCCATAACCTACAATTCCCTGCGCGACGGCGTGCCGGATATCAGCCGACAGCTTACGCAACGCATGCGCGAGGTGCTCGCCGCGCATCCGGGGCGAAAGGTCTTCCTGGTGGGCCATAGCACGGGCGGCCTAGTCATCCGCATGACCTTGACCGATCCGGAGATCGCAGCGCACGTGGCGGGCGCGGTAACCCTGGGCGCGCCGCATCACGGCAGCAAGCTGGCGGCCCTGGGCGTCGGACGCACGGCGCGGGATTTGCTCTGGGGCGGGGAATTCATCCGCAGGCTCAATGCCATGCCGCAACCAGACTTGCCCGTCCTCAGTCTATATACCGAGTTCGACAACATGGTCTTGCCGCCCGAGGCCGCGCGCATTCCGGCAGGCGCGACCTGGCGCGAGGAAGCCGTCGGCCTGTCCAGCCATGTCGGCCTGCTCTTCAACCGCAAGGCGACGGCATTGATTTTAGCCTTCTACCGAGAGCAACATAACAGAACGACGTAG
- a CDS encoding tRNA-binding protein, which yields MTPISYDDFAKVEMRVGRIVRAEAFDKARKPAYKLWIDFGELGQRKTSAQITTAYALEDLAGRLVIAVFNFPPKQIADFMSEVLVLGAEDEQGRIILLEPEREVPLGGRIY from the coding sequence ATGACCCCGATCAGTTATGATGATTTCGCAAAAGTGGAGATGCGCGTGGGCCGCATCGTGCGCGCCGAGGCTTTCGATAAGGCGCGCAAGCCGGCCTACAAGCTGTGGATCGATTTCGGCGAGCTGGGCCAGCGCAAGACCAGCGCCCAGATCACCACGGCTTATGCCCTGGAGGATCTGGCAGGCCGGCTGGTCATCGCGGTGTTCAACTTCCCGCCCAAGCAGATCGCGGACTTCATGTCCGAGGTGCTCGTGTTGGGCGCCGAGGACGAGCAGGGCAGAATCATCCTGCTTGAGCCCGAGCGCGAAGTGCCGCTCGGCGGACGTATCTATTAG